The genomic interval TGAAATTGTTTTGTTAATCCCGATTACAAACACTCTCCTCTTATCCATATTCTTGTAAATTAAAACTTAATAGGATGTGCCATTTGCGGAATGCTGAATCAAATGCAAAATTAAAAACCTAATCTAACTAAAATATCTTTGACTCATTTAAAATATTTCGATTATTGGAATATTGATTACAACTTTTTTGGGAAAGATATAAAGTTTGTTGCTATAGCAATAACAATGTCAGAAGGGAGACTAAATAGAGAAGATGATTTAGAAGAAGATGTTAAAGATACGGCCGAAGATACCGAAAATAGTTTAGACGAGGCAGGAGACAAAATTAAAGCTGGGGCTAAAGCAATGGCAAATAAAATCAAAGACCCAGATAAAGATATGGGTACAGAATACGATAAAGAAAAGCTCAAAGAAGAAGCAAAAGATATTTAAATTGCCTCTTCCATTTTCAAATTTATTTTTTTGCTAAATCCTTATGAATCAACCTTATAGGACATATCAATCTAAAGTACATGAGTATTTTGGATTTAATTGCACTTAATCCTTTGACTTAAACTATCCAAACAAGCCATTCAGTATATTAGATATAGGGTCATTATTTTGATTACTTGAATAGAAAGAGATACTTGAAGAAGAACCGCCACCACATCCTGAAACTCTCTTAAGTGTAATCAATTCAGGAAAAGCCAAAGCAGCTGCGCCTCCACCTAAACACGCTAATACTCTTTCACCTTCTGGAGTCAAAGTATATCCGCCATTTGTTGTCAAAGTGTGACATGGTTCGGTTACCAGAGTATCCACTAGGATTTTTACTTATTTCATACCAATTTACTCGAGGGTTGCTCTGCGCCATGACTTGTGTTGGTAAAGCGTTGAAAATTACTAGTCCAAGTAAACCAACTGTAGGAATACACAATTTACTGTTTTTTGGGGTTACAAGATTTGCAACAAACATCCATTATTATTCTTTTATATAAACTTCTTGTTTTTGGCTCTCATTATCAATAAAGTCCATTAACAATAAAAAAATATAAGAGATGCTTAGTCATCGTAATGAAAACTAAATCTCTATCAACACGGAATAAGTTGGGTAGTCATAGAAGCCTACTATTAATCTGGTTAATCCTGCCTGTTATATTCTTAGGGATAGTAAGTAATCTATCTTCAGTAAATGCTAGTAGCGGAGGAGACGTTAACTGTTATGATAGAGGAATCATAGATGGTGAAGACCATCCATTTAATCAGGGAACCTATGACAAATGTGGTGACGATTACTATCAAGGATTCATTAAAGGTTGTTTGTCGGTAGAAGGTAATGTAGAGATATTTGCGAAAGTGCCACTGATGCTTAACGCTAATTGATAACGGAACTTATTCGCAATCATAAGAGTAGGCCACACAATTTCTAGCCTTTCAGAATATACTTTTTACGAAGGTCATCTCTATGTAAATGCTCTAGAACGTAAATAATTCTTTGGAAATGGATATTATGGTCATCCAGAAATAAGTCAACATCGTTTATCACCTGATTGTGGATATCGAATAATCCAATTGTTTCAAATTAGTTATTTATTATTAACATTATTAACATTGGTTTTAGAATACCATTAACCTTTATACCTACCTAAATCTAAAAATGATTTATTTGCTTTTTTTCCTAAAGTCAGAATTTAGCGGAAATATTTCTTCCAAGTCCTTTCCGAAGTCTTCATGGCTAAAGGTAGATGTATAGTCTAATATACTTCCCTTCCAGGGGCAATCAGTATCTTCTTCAGGCTGTGGCACTTAAGTAAACAATTTCTACATTACATAAATACGTTACTATGCAATACTATGGAAAAGTATCAACATTGATGAGGAGAATAAGAACTAGTACAATATCAATAAACAAAATCAGTTTGATTCTAATAATCAATGGATTATGAAATAGTGCAATGACTGCTCCTGCAACTGTCCCCACAATACCAGCCAAGGCAATAATACTGTCTTCTCCAATAGGAAAGGTAGCTTGAAGAATACCCATCAAAACCTCGCTAAAAGTTGCAAGAACAAGTGAAGCCAACACAATTAATGACAATGGAACTAAATACTTCCAAAATCTATGTTCGTTTTTTGGTAGCTTGAGCTCGTACGCTATCTTGGCTTTGTAAGAGTTTTCCATTGCTGGAAATCTAATGTTAATGAATGATTCTCTTTGAATCACTGTAATTTGTTTGTTATTAAGATTCACTCTATCGTAAACAAGTGGTTTCACATCTATTTTTTCATTTTTTTCATTTACTATTATTGTGTCTTCATTTTTTAGTTGAATGATATAATCTCTTGGCGGTTTTATTAAATAAAAAGTATCAAACCTACTATTGGTTCCCTTTGCAAAGCTTTCACTATATAGAGGAATACTAAAAAGGCTGGAGTTTTGTTTTTGGGGATTAGCGGGATTAGCTGGCCAATAATTTAGTCTAATTACTCTTGTTTCTCCTTTCGACATCATTTTTTTATCAGGAAGATTTATCCAAATAATTGTTCTTCCGTCATTTAGGTAACTTTGTAAATCATCAGATACAGGATTTTTTACTTTCATTAATTTTTTCAAAATTTCAGAGTGAGGTAAGAAAGAAAGTAATGAATCATCATCATCTAGTACACGAAGTCCATTCCTAGGTTCAGGCAAAGGTATAGGGATATCACATACCCTTTCTTTACCGTCATTTATGATTAACAATTCCTCGGTAATTTTTTGAGTATAGGGGTCTTCAAACTCTATAGTAATACGAGTTCTTAATACCCTAATAAATAATCCATATTGAATGGATTTTGTATTATTAATAGTTGAATCATTCATGGAATTTGAATTATCATGCAAAGATATCGACTGACATATTAAGTATCCTATTGCGATTTTATTACATACTTTAATTTGTAATCTAACCTTCTTATTAGTCAAAGTCAGTTATATCGTTATCCATTTGTAGTATTATCAGGTAATCACCGAAACCCCCCACTAGTAGGTGGTCCAGTTGCACCGATATAAGATGGAATCCTTACACAACCTAATAATACGAATAAAATATCTTATTGACACCCTACTGGTGATTGTGAGACGATGTATAATCTACATCAAATCTCATTAGACCCTTTCAATAACAAAAAGCCTATTAGTCAATTGTCAGTAGAACCCATGTAATAGGACTGATATCGTCCTAAAGCCCATCGGTCACACTATGCAATTAACGGCCGTTAATTAGCTAAATTTACTAAAAAAATTTATTTAATTAATAGTTCCCATGTAGTCCATGGATTCAAAGCCCACTGAATTAGGATTAATGAGTACGTTCCCATTCGATCCTCTTAGAGAACCTCAATATGTGTTTTTAATAGGCGCATTAGATTTGAAACGTATGTTTTACTGATTTGTTAAAAATATATTGTATTGATTAAATCAAGCCTTATCCACTACAGTGGTATCGATTCTTTTTTTCTATTTTCCAGCTCGTTAATTCCATCATGAGTAATTTGAAAATTTTCACCATCTTCACAATGTATCAAGCTTTGGGCGATCAAATCTTCAATGGCTTGATCAAATAAGGGCGAAACTGAATCATCAACAGAATCCATTAATTCCTTAATGTTGACTGAAGAGGTGTCGTCTTCCAATGCATGTTGGCTCAATAATTTTTCTAATACAAAACTCTCAACGTTACGAAGAGCTCCTGCTTCGTCCTGGGAATTAGATATTTTATCCATAATTATAAACCTGCGTTGCGCTTAAATTCTTATCTTTACTACTAACCACGAATACAAAATCGAGAGGAATAATAGGTTAAAATGAGTTACGTGGATCATTATCAATGATAATTCATGACCGACAAAAGAAATTAATGATGACAAAATGAACTTACGACATAGTTTCGTAAATCCTGAGTAAGAACTGTTACCGTACTTTTATTTATCTATGTCCTATCATTGCTTATATCCTTGACAAATCTATACTTTTCATGGATAAGGATTATTCTTCAATACACTAGCCATAAATGTTAAGTATTGTACGGCTTTTTTGGCTGTAGATGTATAATTATCCTCAAGATACTTTAGCTTCTCCTCTTTACTTTTCTCACTTTTCTTAGCAAATCCTGACCATAATACAGTCAAAGTTCCAAATGGTGGAATGGTCAGTCCTAAAGCAACAAAGAAATTGGACAGATTTCCTATAATATGTTCGGCACCGTCTGAATCCCCTGTTACTATAATTCCCGCTATCTTATTTACTAGCCTCGATTTTCCTTTTTCCATTATTTCATCATGAAGTTCGTCCAATCGTTCTATTACTCTCTGTGTTAGAGACGATTGAATACCCCACCAAACAGGAGTTGCAAATATTACTATATCTGAATTCAATAACTTTTCAAGGATTGATGGCCAATCATCTGAATCTATATTGGTATATGTCCCTGCTTTTATATCATGGTCAACCAATGTGATAATCTCGTATTCGGTATTATATTCTGCAAAGTGTTTTGCTAAAAATTGTGACAATAGTAGAGTATTGGGCGTGCCAGAATCATTTTTTAACGATCCTACAAGAATGATTGCTTTTAGTTTTGCCATTAAGTTAAGCTATAGTATAAATAATTCTATTTAACGATAGTCAAAATACACGCTTGCAAAAAGGAGGGCTAATTCAAGTTAATTATTAGTATTTTCAAAGTTAGATGGGAACAAAAATTTTCTGCTTCTACCTTAACTCCTTTGGTATCCTACCGTTTATTCATAGGGTTAGCTGGCTTGAGTTTATTTTAAAAATTGCATTAGAATGGAAAGGAAAAAACTCATTCGAATAATTTTTTATTTAATGTTTTGATGCTTGCCAATATCAAGCGATTAATCTCGATGTGATAGTGAGTGTATCCATGCTATAATGATAAGATTTGTCTCGAATATGGTCAAGAAACACAAAAATCATTAAAAGAATAGAGCTATTTTTAAAATATAAGGTCAAATATCAATTATGAAATTTACTTTTTCATCATTATTGACATCATTCGTATTTATTACAATAGGCTCTAACATCGCCCTAAGCTGTTTTGCTTCAATGTCAGATTCAAATTCAAGTAATTATACGGTTAATGAAAGATATTCTAACGTGTCAAATCAAACAGGAAAAGTGGAAGATAAACATGGTAATAATACCACTTCACCTGCTATTTTATCTGGAGATGAGGATAAGGGATTATTGATAGTAAAAGTAACTACGTTGAACGGAAAAATGGGAATAAATACATCTTCTGATTTTGTAGTTAATATACATGCAAACGATCCCGCACCTGCTTCATTTAAGGGGGGTTCTGAAACATTAGTAAAATTATCTATGGGTATGTACTCTGTTACTACATCGGCTATTCCTAACTATAATTCGTCCTTTTCAGGTGACTGTACAGGTGGGATAATGAAGGTAGAAACCAAAATTTGTACGATAGTTAATACCTATACAAACAACAATAACTAGTGAAATGTTTTGATTGGGACATTAATCTCATCAGTATTCTTCATAGTTAGAGTTTGAATTAGTTCATTCGTTTCTTACAATAATATATGCCTGGTTTACCTCGACAGTTTATCTAAAATCGCGTATCGAACCAAAACACTGATATGGAAAAAACCTTAAATCTCTTTAATCTTTTGATCATTTATTGAGACTAAAGATAAAGGACAACCATTACGTTATTTATTTTATCTTTGGCCTTGCCGCTGGTATCGCAAGTTTAGCATTATCAATTTTCTTAAAACTGACTATTAACGGATTATTCATTCCTGAAATTGCATCTCAGGGGTTAATCTCTTCTACATCTGGCGAAATAGAATCACAAGCCGTATTAACACTCGGACCACTAGCCAAATATTCTACAATTATAGGCGCAATGGCAGTCAACATTTTGCTTTATGGAATAATAGGTATCATTTTAGGAAAATTGTTTATGAAAATAAAAACTTCTAGGAGGTATGTGATTAAAGCAATAGTTTCTACTTTTATATCCTACATCGTTTTAATCACGTTAACACTAATTTTTATAGTTATAAGCACTACACCTGGCCAACCAATAACTATTCCAATTCAATCAATGACCATATTTTTATTACCCAGTATTGTCTATGGAATAATCTTTACATTCTTGTATGGTAAAAAGAGTAATAGCAAGAAAATCCAGTCCAGAAAATCTCATTCTGATTTAGATAAGGAGGAGGAGGAGGAGGACGTCATCACTAACAAAAGTAACAAGTCTGCTGCTGAAGATATCGACTATAATAAAAGAGACATGATCCGGGCATTAATAATTTCAGTTGTTGCTATTCCGTTGGTATACTTTGGATTTAGTCGTCTTATATCTGGATCAGATCAACAACAAGGACAGGGACAACCCCGCGCCCTTGATCAATCAATTCAAAACTTTTTACAATCAAAATCAAAACCTCCTGGTTTTGAAAATCCTATGCTTACACCTTTGGTAGATGCAGAAGTAACACCAACCTATCTATTTTATAGAATAGACATAAACAGTGTAATACCAACAGTCAATGCTGACACTTGGAATCTCGCCGTCAATGGATTGGTGAATAATCCATTGCAGATCAATTACGAAGAGATTAAAAACATGAACTCAGTTGAAGAGTTTGCAACCTTAACATGTATTAGTAACAAGATAGGAGGCAATCTTGTTAGCACCGCCTTATGGAAGGGAGTTAGACTGCGTGATATTCTTTCTAAAGCCGGTGTACAGCCTGAGGTGAAATATATTGTATTTAGATGTTCAGATGGATATGATGTAGGAATACCTTTAGAAAATGGCATGATGGATGGTACGGTACTGGCATACGATATGAATAATTCTCCCCTCACAAACGGACATGGATTTCCTCTCAGAGCCATTGTTCCTGGTTTCTATGGTATGATGAATCCCAAGTGGATAACAGAAATCGAATTGGTAGATAAGACATACGAAGGATTTTGGCAAAGAAAAGGCTGGTCTAATAATGGTATAAGTGCTATCAATTCTTCAATTGTTATCCCAGGCAATCAACCAATAAACGATAGATTTCCTAATTTAGTGCCTAATGGTAGTAACGGTTTTGCAACCAACAAAAATATCCCTATAGCTGGAGTGGCTTTTGCAGGTGATAGAGGCATATCTAAAGTTGAAGTAAGTGTTGATGGAGGAGATACGTGGAAAACAGCTATAGTTAAAGATCCTTTATCTCAATACACATGGGTATTATGGACAAGTGGATTCACAACTGCAGATAAAGGAAATTATAAAATCATTGTTAGGGCAACAGATAAAACAGGAAAGGTCCAATCTTCTGAATTAGAAGAACCATTTCCGAATGGAGTGCAAGGATACAATCAAATAGATATATCGGTTTAAACATATTTTTGGGTGCAGTTCCAAGTTTCGTTGTTTTCATTCTTTAACAACAAATATTTCTTGAGCAATAAAATAGTCAATCGAGACAAAGCAAGAAATAGATTCCGCAAGTATTTAGATATTCTTTCTAGTTCAAAATATCATTGATCTTTGGATAATGTCCTATATCTTCTTAAGCTTATCTTATTGTAATCAGAACTCACCTGCTTATTGTGTGTTTATCCGCCAATGGTATGCATCATATTCAAAGTTGGTCTTAATGATTTGGTTTTAATTATCTTGATAATTCCTTCAGGTTTTTTCTGTATGGAGCTTCTGATGTATTTTATTATTTCATCATCTGATTTTTTTCCATCTTCAAGTAAACACTTTAGATTGTAACTTGAATTATCAAACAAACATGTATACAATTTGCCGTCAGCTGTTATACGCACCCTATCACAGTTTTGACAAAACGGTTCAGTAATAGAGGGTATGAACCCTATTACTCCTTTCCCATCATCAAAAGTATACAATCTCGCGGGATCAGATTTATCGTTATTAATCGGAAGTAAATGATGATATATAAAATCCTTATTTATTCTATCCATCATTTCTCTCTTGCTTACTACTACTTCTTCCGCCCAGATGCCGGTTCCATCTAATGGCATGAACTCTATAAATTTTACAGTACATCCAGTTTCCCTAGAAAACTTTACGAAACGTGGAATCTCATCGTCATTCCATCCTCTCATGATTACTACATTGACCCTCAGTTGCAAATTTTCATCCAACGCAGTATTTATTGCATCCATAACTTTGTAAAGGCCATCAATACCACCACTCATGGCCTTGAACCGATCGGGTTTGAATGTATCCAAACTAATGTTCAAGCTCTCAAGTCCACAATCTTTTAGAATTTTTATCTTGTCTTTTATCAAAAGTCCATTTGTTGTCATACTAACCGATCTTAATCCTTCGATAGAGGACAAAGATTTAACAAGATTCTCTACATTACTTCGTACCGTGGGTTCACCTCCAGTGATCTTAATCTTTTCAATACCTAAAGACAGAACAAATATCTTAGCTAGCCTAATGATTTGTTCGTAACTGAGAAGATTTTCATTATCCAACCAATTAGTATTATTTGATGGCATGCAGTAAACACATCTCATATTACACCTATCAGTTATCGAAATTCTAAGTTTCTTTGCAATTCTTCCGTAACTGTCTACAACATGGTCGTTATTTTCCAAGAATATTACTCCTTCCTAACTATGTTATTAACTGAAAATCTATCATGCATAACCACCTAATAGTACTCAACTTCAATATTTAACCCATTACGAAAAATTTCACATTATATCGTTCAACGACTTTAATAAGTTCCACTGATTAGAGAAGGTTGATAAAGATATACTCCCCAATAACAAACCATTTCTAAGATTACTATACGAACTGAGATCGAGAGTAATCAGAATTAGCATTGTTATAGTTATCGTTATTTTGGTTTGTATGACTCTGGGAGTAACTGCAATTAACTTTGGTGGATATCAATTCTTAATTCTATACCCAGATCCGATTAATAGTATTTCAGTTCAAACAATCTCTCAAATTAGAAGTGATCTATTGCCAAATGACGTTGATTTAATCCAAGTTACACCAGGACAGGCTCTTACAGCCCAGATATATGTATCCGTCATCATTGGAATGGTAAGTGGTTTACCAGTCATAATTGGGGAACTTTTTGCTTTTTTGAATCCTGCGCTTCATCATTACGAAAAGAAAATCATTAGAAGGATTATGATACCGGTTATAGCATTATATGCACTTGGATGTCTATTTTCGTATTTTATTGTGATTCCATACACTCTTGATTTTTTATACAACTATGGACAGTCTATGGGGGTAGTATCTTTTTTTGAAATTACCCCTTTCATAACTTTTGTACTAAACTTACTCTTATTATTTGGATTTACTTTTCAACTTCCGATAATTATGTGGACTGTTACCAAGATTGGATTTGTGAATCCAGATTTTTGGAAAAAAAACTTGAAATACATGATCATAATTGTAATCATTTTAGGAGCAATCATAACTCCTGACGGAAGTGGAATAACTATGTGGTTTGTAGTAGGTCCAATGATGCTTTTATACATTATCGGAATGTCTATAATTCAGTTAGACCAAAGGATTCTAAAATACAATTAGAAAGTACACTTTTGTTGATTATTACAATTGATAAGTTTTTAGATATATATCAAATCAATACATCATCAAATAAAAAAAGTTAGTTATTGAACCTTGATGTTTGTATCTTGGTATACCAAGAATGTAAACAACAAAGGCTGTTCACTATTTGCTACCGGCCATGTAGTTGATTGAGCACCTTCTGGTTCTTCAATATCATCCATTGTTTCATCTCTTGGTTCAGGAATACTAACAGGGTAGTCGATCTGTGGAGAATTGTCTAAGGATGGATCACTTTCAAGTGGAGTATATGATTGGGCCTGTTCTGCAGTTAGAGAGCCAACACCGGGTAATTCAGTGTCATCAGGTATGTTTATCGCAAATAGGAATACAAAGTTGGGCGATAATGCTTCATCCCTCAGATCTTGGTAGAAGGCTTGTTCGTCCATAACATGACCAACCATTACATGCGTAAATACGTCTTCAGCTACGACTGTGTTATTTCCATTTGTGATATCTGTAACTTGAGCATGACCATATAGGAAAGCTAAGTTAGATAGTTGTGGAACATCCGATCTATCTACGTAGGAAGCTCCGTGTTGTATTTGGTCAAATCCTACATTATTTGTGAGTGCAGCAAATTGAGGTTGTTCTGTTGGAAGAGATGAATTAGGACTATTCCAATTTACATCAGTCAATGTAATTTTGTATTCGTGTCCTGCGATTTGATGAGGACCATATGTAATTGGAGAAGTATATGTTGCCTCATAGCTTGTAAGATTGTTAACATTAGCTTTATCAAAAGTACCAACAAATTTAGCATTCTCTCCCGCTGAAACACCACAAGTTAAAGCATCAGCACATGTAAAGTTATCAAATGGAAATAATCCATCAGGTCCAAAAACATTTGATAAACCAGCAGCTGGTTCAAATAATGCTTCTGAAGCTCTAACTTTTATCAGAGTACTATTGTCATTAGGCTGAGGCAGAGCCGTAACTCCATAGGCTAGTTGATCGGAGACATTTCCACCCGATTGAGTTAATATCGGACCTGATGATAGAAATAGTGCTGGGGCTATGAGCAATACTAGTCCAATAAAAAAGATTCTGGACAATTGTACTTGAGTGTTAAAATTATTCTTCGAGTGTTTATTATTAATACTGTAGTAGTCTTTTGCAGACATCAATAAGTGAACGAATAAAAAAATTATTTAAGCAAATTCCCATATTATTCCCAAATTACACCTAAATTATACCCCAATTTAGACACTACAATTATTTTTGATAGTAGACTTTTATCTTACAGTACTATAATACTAATGTCCTAAAAGTTGAATTCGATTGATTCTGATTCTACTGAAAATAACAAGAGAGAAAAGGAATCTAATCACATCAACAATTATGGCGATAATAAAAGAGAACGACCACCCATCGATCCTCACTTTAAGAGGCTATTGTGGTATTTGATAGGCAGTACCAGAGGCGGAATAAATAGAGCCAAAATTATTAATTTCTTAAATGAAAATCCGTCAAATGCTAACCAACTATCTAATCAATTGAATATGGATTACAAGACTATAATTCATCATCTAGACGTATTAAAGAAAAATGGACTGGTTGTTGCGGAAAATGAAGAATCCTATGGTGCAACTTATTTTAATTCACCACTTCTTGAAAAAAACTATACAGCATTTAAGGAAATTGGGGACAAAATTGGGAAAAAGTAAATTAAACAATATTGCATTAGTAGGTTCAATAAACAAATGGATTTCATGATTGCAGCAGCAATTGCAGCCCTTCTTAACATTGGATTATTGGGAACAATTATAGTTATTTATATACAGAATATAAGACTAATCAAGTCGTATTTTACATATGGCCTGGTAACAGTTGCATCCGCATTTATGGTCCAAAATATTGTAATTGTTATCTTTTGGTTTAACCTATATACTGCAGGACCTTCAATAAAGGCCGTTGTTGATGCGGCCGCACCGTATTTGTTTATCATCAATCTAGCACAAACCGTAGGTTTGTCTATAATGGTGTGGATAAATACCAAATAGAGAAATGAAGTACAATAACCTATAGATACATCCTGCAATTTCTTAATTTTTTTTCTTTAGTTTATACATTTATTTTTAGAATGGGGCAAATATTACATCATTCCTCCCTAGTGCTAACATTTGGGTATAATTTGGGAATTTGGTTATATACTATGTTACTAACAATTCGTCGATGAGAACTAAAAATTCACTAACAGTATTTTTCACAATAGCATTAGTACTAGGAAGTTCAATAGCATTAGCAACAGTTTCAAACACACCTGCAGCATTTGCAAAACATGAACAAGTAGCCAGCCTCTCAGGTCAAGAAGAAGTTCCACCTGTAGACTCACAGGCAACAGGAATGGCTGAATTTACTCCTGTCATCCCAACTAATGAAACCGTTGATTTTAATGTAAATGCAACTGGTATCCAAGGGGTAACCGCAGGTCATATACATAGTGGAGCAGTAGGAGAAAATGGTCCAGTAGTAGTAACATTGTTTAACTTTGACACACCACAAGACATGGTTTCTGAAAATGGAACAATTACAGCAGAAATGTTAGAAGGTGATATGCAAGGTATGACGATAGCTGATTTGATAACCGCAATGAAAGATGGAAATACATATGTTAACTATCACACCGAACAAAATCCAAATGGTGAGATAAGAGGCCAGATAATGGGTATAGGTCAGATGGCATATAAGTAAAAGATAGTAATGTAATAGTCTATCCAAAACAATATTTTTTTGAATCTATTTG from Candidatus Nitrosocosmicus hydrocola carries:
- a CDS encoding flavodoxin family protein — encoded protein: MAKLKAIILVGSLKNDSGTPNTLLLSQFLAKHFAEYNTEYEIITLVDHDIKAGTYTNIDSDDWPSILEKLLNSDIVIFATPVWWGIQSSLTQRVIERLDELHDEIMEKGKSRLVNKIAGIIVTGDSDGAEHIIGNLSNFFVALGLTIPPFGTLTVLWSGFAKKSEKSKEEKLKYLEDNYTSTAKKAVQYLTFMASVLKNNPYP
- a CDS encoding molybdopterin-dependent oxidoreductase, whose amino-acid sequence is MRLKIKDNHYVIYFIFGLAAGIASLALSIFLKLTINGLFIPEIASQGLISSTSGEIESQAVLTLGPLAKYSTIIGAMAVNILLYGIIGIILGKLFMKIKTSRRYVIKAIVSTFISYIVLITLTLIFIVISTTPGQPITIPIQSMTIFLLPSIVYGIIFTFLYGKKSNSKKIQSRKSHSDLDKEEEEEDVITNKSNKSAAEDIDYNKRDMIRALIISVVAIPLVYFGFSRLISGSDQQQGQGQPRALDQSIQNFLQSKSKPPGFENPMLTPLVDAEVTPTYLFYRIDINSVIPTVNADTWNLAVNGLVNNPLQINYEEIKNMNSVEEFATLTCISNKIGGNLVSTALWKGVRLRDILSKAGVQPEVKYIVFRCSDGYDVGIPLENGMMDGTVLAYDMNNSPLTNGHGFPLRAIVPGFYGMMNPKWITEIELVDKTYEGFWQRKGWSNNGISAINSSIVIPGNQPINDRFPNLVPNGSNGFATNKNIPIAGVAFAGDRGISKVEVSVDGGDTWKTAIVKDPLSQYTWVLWTSGFTTADKGNYKIIVRATDKTGKVQSSELEEPFPNGVQGYNQIDISV
- the moaA gene encoding GTP 3',8-cyclase MoaA — encoded protein: MENNDHVVDSYGRIAKKLRISITDRCNMRCVYCMPSNNTNWLDNENLLSYEQIIRLAKIFVLSLGIEKIKITGGEPTVRSNVENLVKSLSSIEGLRSVSMTTNGLLIKDKIKILKDCGLESLNISLDTFKPDRFKAMSGGIDGLYKVMDAINTALDENLQLRVNVVIMRGWNDDEIPRFVKFSRETGCTVKFIEFMPLDGTGIWAEEVVVSKREMMDRINKDFIYHHLLPINNDKSDPARLYTFDDGKGVIGFIPSITEPFCQNCDRVRITADGKLYTCLFDNSSYNLKCLLEDGKKSDDEIIKYIRSSIQKKPEGIIKIIKTKSLRPTLNMMHTIGG
- the tatC gene encoding twin-arginine translocase subunit TatC; the protein is MRSRVIRISIVIVIVILVCMTLGVTAINFGGYQFLILYPDPINSISVQTISQIRSDLLPNDVDLIQVTPGQALTAQIYVSVIIGMVSGLPVIIGELFAFLNPALHHYEKKIIRRIMIPVIALYALGCLFSYFIVIPYTLDFLYNYGQSMGVVSFFEITPFITFVLNLLLLFGFTFQLPIIMWTVTKIGFVNPDFWKKNLKYMIIIVIILGAIITPDGSGITMWFVVGPMMLLYIIGMSIIQLDQRILKYN
- a CDS encoding ArsR/SmtB family transcription factor, with the protein product MNSIDSDSTENNKREKESNHINNYGDNKRERPPIDPHFKRLLWYLIGSTRGGINRAKIINFLNENPSNANQLSNQLNMDYKTIIHHLDVLKKNGLVVAENEESYGATYFNSPLLEKNYTAFKEIGDKIGKK
- a CDS encoding CHRD domain-containing protein; the protein is MRTKNSLTVFFTIALVLGSSIALATVSNTPAAFAKHEQVASLSGQEEVPPVDSQATGMAEFTPVIPTNETVDFNVNATGIQGVTAGHIHSGAVGENGPVVVTLFNFDTPQDMVSENGTITAEMLEGDMQGMTIADLITAMKDGNTYVNYHTEQNPNGEIRGQIMGIGQMAYK